In the Bacteroidota bacterium genome, one interval contains:
- a CDS encoding phosphoglucomutase/phosphomannomutase family protein, whose amino-acid sequence MEIKFGTDGWRDVIAESYTFENVHQVARGAALYFKKLPNASSGVMVGYDARFLSREFAELTARVLAAEGLKVLIAKSVVSTPATSLTIVKKKLCGGVMITASHNPAKYNGFKIKGEYGGSALPDAIAKIEAATNSDANRSRTSKDFHSGQIASFEQFQKEGRITEVDAKAIYVKELARLVKLDRIKRSKIKIAYDPMYGAGVGNLETLLPSAVILHDVWNPGFGNTRPEPLADTTKELAKLIVEQGFDIGLITDGDADRIGAIDENGEFFSSQMILCLLLKYLVEVRRQKGMVVVSESVTSMVEKMCTNYGLKLQRTPVGFKYITEYMLKGGVLIGGEESGGIGIPSLHIPERDGLFNGLLLCEICGHYKKPLGVLVAELEKQYGPHKYDRFDYHTTDEHKKQVLDRAKKGFSEIAGLKVLKTSSLDGFKYSLDKGAWLMIRASGTEPLLRYYAEAPSTALVKKLLAFAKSL is encoded by the coding sequence ATGGAAATCAAATTTGGAACTGACGGATGGCGGGATGTCATCGCAGAGAGTTATACATTCGAGAATGTTCATCAGGTTGCGCGTGGCGCGGCCCTCTATTTCAAGAAGCTCCCGAATGCATCGAGTGGCGTGATGGTGGGGTATGATGCTCGTTTTCTCAGTCGAGAATTCGCCGAACTCACCGCCCGCGTGCTGGCAGCGGAAGGTCTCAAGGTTTTGATCGCAAAGTCCGTTGTCTCGACACCCGCTACTTCACTCACGATAGTTAAGAAGAAATTGTGTGGCGGAGTAATGATTACGGCCTCGCACAATCCGGCCAAGTATAATGGTTTCAAGATCAAAGGCGAGTACGGAGGGTCGGCGCTTCCTGATGCCATTGCCAAGATTGAAGCGGCCACTAATAGCGATGCCAATCGCTCTCGTACCTCGAAGGATTTTCATTCTGGTCAGATTGCTTCGTTCGAACAATTTCAGAAGGAAGGTCGCATCACCGAAGTCGATGCCAAAGCGATTTACGTCAAAGAGCTTGCGCGACTTGTGAAGCTCGATCGCATCAAACGATCGAAGATCAAGATTGCCTATGACCCAATGTATGGCGCTGGGGTTGGTAACCTGGAGACTTTGTTACCCTCGGCTGTGATTCTCCATGATGTTTGGAATCCTGGTTTTGGCAATACCCGGCCCGAGCCACTCGCAGACACCACAAAAGAGCTTGCCAAGCTTATCGTCGAGCAAGGCTTCGACATCGGACTCATTACAGATGGCGATGCCGACCGCATCGGTGCCATCGATGAGAACGGCGAGTTCTTTTCGTCTCAAATGATCCTGTGCCTGCTGCTTAAGTATCTTGTAGAGGTCCGCAGGCAGAAGGGAATGGTCGTCGTGAGCGAATCGGTGACAAGCATGGTTGAGAAGATGTGCACGAACTATGGACTGAAGCTTCAGCGCACCCCAGTCGGATTTAAGTATATCACCGAATACATGCTGAAAGGTGGCGTACTTATCGGAGGCGAAGAGTCGGGTGGTATCGGCATTCCTTCACTGCATATTCCCGAGCGAGACGGCCTCTTTAACGGCCTGTTGCTTTGCGAGATTTGTGGTCACTACAAGAAGCCGCTCGGCGTCCTCGTTGCGGAGCTTGAGAAGCAGTACGGTCCGCATAAATACGACCGGTTCGATTATCATACAACGGACGAGCACAAAAAACAGGTGCTCGATCGTGCGAAGAAGGGATTTAGCGAGATCGCCGGATTGAAGGTTTTGAAGACGAGTAGTCTTGACGGGTTTAAGTATTCTCTCGACAAGGGCGCGTGGTTGATGATCCGCGCATCAGGGACCGAGCCGTTGCTTCGCTATTACGCGGAAGCCCCCAGCACGGCACTGGTCAAGAAACTCCTCGCGTTCGCGAAAAGCCTATAG